Proteins encoded in a region of the Sphingomonas sp. HMP9 genome:
- a CDS encoding MaoC family dehydratase: MSLSAIKIGEQRYRASYGRYLEDFVVGDIYEHRPGRTITDADNIQFSLMTMNAHPMHCDAQYAAKSEFGRLLVNSGLTLAIVLGMTVNDVSGKSPANLGWTEIKLTHPVFGGDTLTAETEVLEIRDSKSRPTQGIVTTRTRAFNQDAKQIMEFTRNSLVYKRGESPDDK, from the coding sequence ATGAGCCTTTCGGCTATCAAGATCGGTGAACAGCGCTACCGCGCGAGTTACGGCCGCTATCTCGAGGATTTCGTCGTCGGCGACATTTACGAGCATCGCCCCGGGCGGACGATCACCGATGCGGACAATATCCAGTTCTCGCTGATGACGATGAACGCGCACCCGATGCACTGCGACGCGCAATATGCCGCCAAGAGCGAGTTCGGGCGGCTGCTGGTCAACAGCGGACTGACGCTGGCGATCGTGCTCGGTATGACGGTCAACGACGTAAGCGGCAAGTCGCCCGCCAATCTCGGCTGGACCGAGATCAAGCTGACCCATCCGGTGTTCGGCGGAGATACGTTGACCGCGGAAACCGAAGTGCTCGAGATCCGCGACTCGAAGTCGCGCCCGACCCAGGGGATCGTCACTACGCGCACCCGCGCGTTCAACCAGGACGCCAAGCAGATCATGGAGTTCACGCGCAACTCGCTCGTCTACAAGCGCGGCGAATCTCCCGACGACAAATAG
- a CDS encoding acyl-CoA dehydrogenase family protein produces MTLANAIAADGAMTDEEIMILDSIDKFLETDVKPFVHQLEHDDEYPQKIVDTMKEMGLFGLMIAPEFGGFGVSTLTYVRIIEKISTVWMSVAGIINSHMIMAMTVQRCGTEAQKDHYLPKFATGELRGGIGLTEPDAGTDLQAIRTTAVRDGDDYVVNGSKMWITNSGSGNTILLLVKTDTTAEPRHKGMSLLIAERGDGFIVSKKLEKLGYKGIDSNALTFDGYRVPVDRLIGGIEGVGLKQVLGGLELGRINVAARGVGIAQAALNEAVAYSQTRKTFGKPICEHQAIQLKLGEMTTRTYAARLLTEAAAKAYDRGERCDMEAGMAKYFATEAGLENAIEAMRIFGGYGYSKEYNVERLYRDAPLLTIGEGTNELQRIIIAKQIIARNPA; encoded by the coding sequence ATGACCCTGGCAAACGCGATCGCCGCCGATGGCGCGATGACTGACGAAGAAATCATGATCCTCGATTCGATCGACAAGTTCCTCGAGACCGATGTGAAGCCGTTCGTCCACCAACTCGAACATGACGATGAATATCCGCAGAAGATCGTCGACACGATGAAGGAGATGGGCCTGTTCGGGCTCATGATCGCGCCCGAATTCGGCGGGTTCGGCGTCTCGACGCTGACCTATGTCCGCATCATCGAGAAGATCTCGACCGTGTGGATGTCGGTCGCGGGGATCATCAACAGCCACATGATCATGGCGATGACCGTGCAGCGCTGCGGCACGGAAGCGCAGAAGGATCATTACCTGCCCAAGTTCGCGACCGGCGAATTGCGCGGCGGCATCGGCCTGACCGAGCCCGATGCGGGCACCGATTTGCAGGCGATCCGCACCACCGCGGTCCGCGACGGCGACGACTATGTCGTCAACGGCAGCAAGATGTGGATCACCAATTCCGGCTCGGGCAACACCATCCTGCTGCTGGTCAAGACCGACACGACCGCCGAGCCGCGTCACAAGGGCATGAGCCTGCTGATCGCTGAGCGCGGCGACGGGTTCATCGTGTCGAAAAAGCTGGAGAAGCTTGGGTACAAGGGCATCGACAGCAACGCGCTGACCTTCGACGGATATCGCGTCCCGGTCGATCGCCTCATTGGCGGGATCGAAGGCGTCGGCCTGAAGCAGGTGCTGGGCGGGCTCGAACTTGGCCGCATCAACGTCGCCGCGCGCGGCGTCGGGATCGCGCAGGCGGCCCTCAACGAGGCGGTCGCCTATTCGCAGACGCGCAAGACCTTCGGCAAGCCGATCTGCGAGCATCAGGCGATCCAGCTGAAACTGGGCGAAATGACGACGCGCACCTATGCCGCGCGCCTGCTCACCGAAGCGGCGGCCAAGGCGTATGACCGCGGCGAGCGCTGCGACATGGAAGCCGGCATGGCGAAGTATTTCGCGACTGAAGCGGGGCTGGAGAATGCGATCGAGGCGATGCGGATCTTCGGCGGTTACGGCTATTCGAAGGAATATAATGTCGAGCGGCTTTACCGCGACGCGCCCCTGCTGACGATCGGCGAAGGCACCAACGAACTCCAGCGGATCATCATCGCCAAGCAGATCATCGCGCGGAACCCGGCATGA
- a CDS encoding CaiB/BaiF CoA transferase family protein: MSQPAPNQPLAGLRIVAVEQYGAGPFGTQQLADLGAEVIKIENHKDGGDIGRHVGPYFFAPGDSHFYESLNRNKRSIGLDLKSADGRAVLEKLVAESDVVFNNLRGDLPAKLGLDYAALSPFNPAIACVHLSAYGRTGSRAAWPGYDYLMQAEAGYLSLTGEPGTPPARFGLSIVDFMTGTTAALAILAGVVSARGSGIGRDLDVSLFDVALGNLNYVAEWYLNGGVTVERTSRSSHPSLTPSQLYTTSDGWIFVMCNKEKFFEVLCGLIERPEWATDPRYATFAARLENRPAFNADLDAVLSTRTTADWMQRFEGRVPAAPVLDVQQALDNPFLVESKRIIDFQHPEHGPLPGIASSIRAGGVEHPDQAAPALGADTDAILATLGYTHDDVASLRDRGAVR, from the coding sequence ATGAGCCAGCCAGCCCCCAATCAGCCCCTGGCAGGCCTCCGCATCGTCGCGGTCGAACAATATGGTGCAGGCCCCTTCGGCACGCAGCAGCTTGCCGATCTTGGTGCCGAGGTCATCAAGATCGAGAATCACAAGGACGGCGGCGATATCGGTCGGCATGTCGGCCCGTATTTCTTCGCGCCCGGCGACAGCCATTTCTACGAATCGCTGAACCGCAACAAGCGCAGCATCGGCCTCGATCTGAAGAGCGCCGACGGACGTGCGGTGCTGGAGAAGCTCGTCGCGGAATCGGACGTGGTGTTCAACAACTTGCGAGGCGACCTGCCGGCCAAGCTCGGGCTCGATTATGCAGCGCTGTCACCATTTAACCCGGCGATCGCGTGCGTCCACCTGTCCGCCTATGGCCGCACCGGCAGTCGCGCGGCGTGGCCCGGCTATGACTATCTGATGCAGGCCGAGGCAGGTTATCTGTCGCTGACCGGCGAACCCGGCACGCCGCCCGCGCGCTTCGGGCTGTCGATCGTTGACTTCATGACCGGCACCACCGCTGCGCTGGCGATCCTGGCCGGCGTCGTTTCTGCACGCGGCAGCGGGATCGGCCGCGATCTCGACGTCAGCCTGTTCGACGTCGCGCTCGGCAACCTCAATTACGTCGCCGAATGGTATCTTAATGGCGGCGTCACCGTGGAGCGCACGTCGCGCTCGAGCCACCCGTCGCTGACCCCCAGCCAGCTCTACACGACCAGCGACGGCTGGATCTTCGTAATGTGCAACAAGGAAAAGTTCTTCGAGGTCTTGTGCGGGCTGATCGAGCGTCCCGAATGGGCGACCGATCCACGCTACGCGACCTTCGCCGCCCGGCTGGAGAACAGGCCAGCCTTCAACGCCGATCTCGATGCGGTCCTGTCGACCCGCACCACTGCGGACTGGATGCAGCGGTTCGAAGGCCGGGTGCCTGCCGCACCGGTGCTTGATGTCCAGCAGGCGCTCGACAACCCGTTTCTCGTGGAATCGAAGCGGATCATCGACTTCCAGCATCCCGAGCACGGCCCCCTGCCCGGCATCGCCTCGTCGATCCGTGCGGGCGGCGTCGAGCATCCGGATCAGGCGGCACCGGCATTGGGCGCGGATACCGATGCGATCCTCGCGACGCTCGGCTATACCCACGACGACGTCGCGAGCTTGCGCGATCGCGGCGCGGTACGGTGA
- a CDS encoding OprO/OprP family phosphate-selective porin — MRHSYAVSLCALLAVLPSAARAQTASPLDTDPSYQTMLALIDEMVETKLVSRERADTMIANAKVKASRALAANAPLPAAPTPPPTRVQVATQAADAGAKIAPVPVGNLQTTSAGGVALPADLAVDWSRGAPVFSSRNGKFTFKPRGRILADLSSTGGSDFDRRNITVSTLRQFRFGGVGTIGDHLFYQFEADFRRNATEVVQTFVGYRQKFGETDTDIRFGNLITDRGIDIGTAATANPFITTNINTTALATQGGRVYLLGVVGRAGGKNWHASLGVHGDAIDNDFTRSDNRMVLGRVHWNPILTKHGLIHVGGWAYSENIPDTTLPTTFAQNMSGAINNSVRVESAALTGADGSKAFGLELGGTLGPFYAFSEYGQRTVHGGPTSTFRSAKIKALSINGGFWITGETPTYASRSGTYVAPNVLHSVLDGGWGALEAVVRYEDLDSSDLPLGGTGTAGTLGLNWSLTNNFRFMADYIHFRTDNRTGSFTGRDTGDTFAARAEVAF; from the coding sequence ATGCGTCATTCGTACGCCGTATCGCTGTGTGCATTGCTCGCGGTACTGCCATCGGCAGCCCGGGCGCAGACCGCGTCCCCGCTCGATACTGACCCGTCGTACCAGACGATGCTGGCGCTGATCGACGAGATGGTCGAGACCAAGCTGGTCAGCCGCGAACGTGCCGATACGATGATCGCCAATGCCAAGGTCAAAGCAAGCCGCGCCCTGGCGGCAAATGCCCCGCTCCCGGCCGCCCCGACACCACCGCCCACGCGCGTGCAGGTCGCGACGCAGGCGGCGGACGCCGGCGCCAAGATCGCTCCTGTCCCCGTCGGCAATCTGCAGACCACGAGCGCCGGCGGGGTCGCGTTGCCCGCCGATCTGGCGGTCGACTGGAGCCGCGGCGCGCCGGTTTTCAGCAGCCGAAACGGCAAGTTCACCTTCAAGCCGCGCGGTCGCATCCTCGCCGATCTGTCCTCGACCGGCGGGTCGGATTTCGATCGCCGCAACATCACCGTGTCGACGCTGCGCCAGTTCCGCTTCGGCGGCGTCGGCACGATCGGCGATCACCTGTTCTACCAGTTCGAGGCCGATTTCCGCCGCAATGCGACCGAGGTCGTGCAGACCTTCGTCGGGTACCGCCAGAAGTTCGGGGAGACCGACACCGACATCCGCTTCGGCAATCTTATTACCGATCGCGGGATCGATATCGGCACCGCGGCGACCGCCAATCCGTTCATCACCACCAACATCAACACCACCGCACTCGCGACGCAGGGTGGCCGCGTCTACCTGCTCGGCGTGGTCGGTCGCGCCGGCGGCAAGAACTGGCACGCCAGCCTAGGCGTGCACGGCGACGCGATCGACAATGATTTCACGCGCAGCGACAACCGCATGGTGCTGGGCCGGGTGCACTGGAACCCGATCCTTACCAAGCATGGCCTGATCCATGTCGGCGGCTGGGCATATAGCGAGAACATACCCGACACGACCCTACCGACAACGTTTGCGCAGAACATGTCGGGGGCGATCAACAACAGCGTGCGCGTCGAGTCCGCGGCGCTGACCGGGGCGGACGGATCAAAGGCGTTCGGCCTTGAATTGGGCGGCACGCTCGGGCCGTTCTACGCGTTCTCGGAATACGGCCAGCGTACCGTCCACGGCGGACCGACCTCGACGTTCCGCAGCGCGAAGATCAAGGCCCTGTCGATCAACGGCGGCTTCTGGATCACCGGCGAGACCCCGACCTACGCCTCGCGGAGCGGCACGTACGTGGCACCAAACGTGCTCCACTCGGTACTGGACGGTGGCTGGGGGGCGCTGGAAGCGGTCGTCCGATACGAGGATCTGGACAGCTCGGATTTGCCCCTCGGCGGAACCGGCACCGCCGGAACGCTGGGGCTGAACTGGTCGCTCACCAACAATTTCCGGTTCATGGCGGACTATATTCATTTCCGTACCGACAACCGCACCGGCAGTTTCACGGGCCGCGATACCGGCGACACGTTCGCGGCAAGGGCTGAAGTGGCGTTCTGA
- a CDS encoding MFS transporter, protein MADTIAVNAGARLDRLPISRFHWRILGLISAGAFLDAFDVYLAGGVIAALKAEGFSTLAQAAVFMSMTFLGMMIGAGMAGYVGDRFGRRASYQFNLALFGIASIAAIFSPNMTFLIGCRFIMGIGLGAELVVAAGTLGEFIPPAYRGRWVSIMGMVVNSGLLVATSVGYIVIPTLGWRYMFAIGGILALIVWVMRKKMPESPRWLESVGRNDEAEATLREIEAEVTAHKGPLAPVPAVRVVPKVHAPLSALFGSKLRRRLIAATLAAIAVNVSVYGFVAWLPTFLVSHGTGIVTSLWYTTLMSFGSVFGAVVAIGIADRISRRASLIATAVVIMIFGFLYPNAHGDLMVPLTGFLLVSSIYTLVTLALFAYIPELFPTAYRLRGTGFAGMCGRAASMVTPYATVALFERFGLEGVLGMVGVVLACMIAAVGLLNIETTGQSLDDVADDSLINGGAAK, encoded by the coding sequence ATGGCCGATACCATCGCCGTCAACGCAGGAGCCAGGCTGGACCGTCTGCCCATCTCCCGATTCCACTGGCGTATCCTGGGGCTGATCAGCGCGGGTGCGTTCCTCGACGCGTTCGACGTTTATCTCGCGGGTGGCGTGATCGCCGCTTTGAAGGCCGAGGGTTTCTCGACGCTGGCGCAAGCCGCGGTGTTCATGTCGATGACGTTCCTCGGCATGATGATCGGCGCAGGCATGGCCGGCTATGTCGGCGATCGCTTCGGGCGTCGCGCATCCTACCAGTTCAACCTGGCGCTGTTCGGGATAGCGTCGATCGCGGCGATCTTCTCGCCCAACATGACGTTCCTGATCGGCTGCCGCTTCATCATGGGCATTGGTCTCGGCGCCGAACTGGTAGTCGCGGCAGGTACGCTCGGCGAGTTCATCCCGCCGGCCTATCGTGGCCGCTGGGTGTCGATCATGGGGATGGTCGTCAATTCTGGCCTGCTGGTCGCAACCTCGGTCGGCTATATCGTCATCCCGACGCTCGGCTGGCGCTACATGTTCGCGATCGGGGGCATACTTGCGCTGATCGTCTGGGTGATGCGCAAGAAGATGCCGGAATCGCCGCGTTGGCTGGAATCGGTCGGTCGCAACGACGAGGCCGAGGCGACGCTGCGCGAGATCGAAGCCGAGGTCACCGCACACAAGGGCCCGCTCGCCCCGGTGCCAGCGGTCCGCGTGGTACCCAAGGTCCACGCACCGCTTTCCGCGCTGTTCGGATCGAAACTGCGCCGCCGCCTGATCGCCGCGACGCTCGCCGCGATCGCGGTCAACGTCTCGGTCTACGGCTTCGTCGCGTGGTTGCCGACCTTCCTGGTCAGCCACGGCACCGGCATTGTCACCTCGCTCTGGTACACGACGCTGATGTCGTTCGGCAGCGTGTTCGGTGCGGTCGTCGCGATCGGCATCGCCGACCGGATCTCGCGCCGCGCCTCGCTGATCGCAACCGCCGTCGTGATCATGATCTTCGGCTTCCTGTATCCGAATGCCCACGGCGACCTGATGGTGCCGCTGACCGGCTTCCTGCTCGTCTCCAGCATTTACACGCTCGTGACGCTGGCGCTGTTCGCCTATATCCCCGAACTATTCCCGACCGCCTATCGGCTGCGCGGCACCGGTTTCGCCGGAATGTGCGGGCGGGCCGCATCGATGGTCACGCCCTATGCCACCGTCGCGCTGTTCGAGCGCTTCGGGCTGGAGGGTGTACTCGGCATGGTCGGCGTGGTGCTGGCCTGCATGATCGCTGCGGTCGGTTTGCTGAACATCGAGACGACCGGCCAGTCGCTCGACGACGTCGCCGATGACTCGCTGATAAACGGGGGAGCCGCCAAGTGA
- a CDS encoding GntR family transcriptional regulator: MPQLRQQPRYLQLAQTLINEIEDGRYPIGTLLPTEFELCDQFGASRFTVREAIKRLAQSGMVSRQAGVGTRVRGLSRPAAYRQVMEGLSDLQQYTNETSLSIIARETIALEGPIAQQVDATSGQTWLHLSALRRAAGTSPISYSDIYLHPAFRSLKLEDDVGSMPIFSRIEEQFGERVAEVRQHIEAVAIPAPIARLLETKTGAPGLRLTRQYLNARGEVVEMAINTHPADRYSYSQTFRRDPVSGL; the protein is encoded by the coding sequence ATGCCCCAGCTTCGTCAGCAACCGCGTTACCTGCAACTCGCCCAGACGCTAATCAACGAGATCGAGGATGGCCGCTATCCGATCGGCACGCTGCTCCCGACCGAGTTCGAGCTCTGCGACCAGTTCGGCGCGAGCCGCTTCACCGTCCGCGAAGCGATCAAGCGGCTCGCGCAATCGGGCATGGTCTCGCGCCAGGCCGGGGTCGGTACGCGCGTCCGTGGGCTGTCGCGCCCGGCCGCCTATCGCCAGGTGATGGAGGGGCTGTCCGATCTCCAGCAATACACCAACGAAACCAGCCTCTCCATCATCGCGCGTGAGACGATCGCGCTGGAAGGGCCGATCGCCCAACAGGTCGACGCCACTTCAGGCCAGACCTGGCTCCATCTCAGCGCGCTGCGTCGCGCCGCCGGAACCAGCCCGATCTCCTATTCGGACATCTATCTCCACCCCGCCTTCCGCAGCCTGAAGCTCGAAGACGACGTCGGTTCGATGCCGATCTTCAGCCGGATCGAGGAGCAGTTCGGCGAGCGCGTCGCCGAGGTCCGCCAGCATATCGAAGCGGTGGCGATCCCCGCGCCGATCGCCCGGCTGCTCGAAACCAAGACCGGCGCACCGGGCCTCCGCCTGACGCGCCAGTATCTGAACGCACGCGGCGAGGTCGTCGAGATGGCGATCAATACCCATCCCGCGGACCGCTATTCCTATTCCCAGACCTTCCGCCGCGATCCCGTATCCGGCCTTTAG
- a CDS encoding acyl-CoA thioesterase: MTNTLSTPGLAAELVALLDLEPLDTDLFRGPQRPGATARVFGGQVVAQALMAAQRSVDGPAVAHSMHAYFLRAGTETQPIIFRVERDFDGKSFANRRVTASQNGATILTLAASFQRPEAGLEHAVAMPDLPPPEALRSLDILAGEYAGISAQAVAFLGQPSAFDIRPCGVPAFLQTEPGMPVSHVWIRFRGSAPTDPAIRRGVLAYLSDYALLSASLIPHGVTMFEHSMQTASLDHAMWFHEDVPLDDWLLYSSESPWSGHGRGIARGVFHSRDGQAVAHVTQEGLIRMRPDLAPRTTIPHMP, from the coding sequence ATGACCAACACCCTATCGACGCCCGGCCTCGCCGCCGAACTGGTCGCGCTGCTCGATCTCGAACCGCTCGATACCGACCTGTTCCGCGGACCGCAGCGACCCGGCGCAACCGCGCGCGTCTTCGGCGGGCAGGTCGTGGCACAGGCACTGATGGCGGCGCAGCGTTCGGTCGACGGACCCGCCGTGGCGCACAGCATGCACGCCTATTTCCTGCGTGCCGGCACCGAGACGCAACCGATCATCTTCCGGGTCGAGCGCGACTTCGACGGCAAGTCGTTCGCCAACCGCCGCGTCACCGCGAGCCAGAACGGCGCGACGATCCTGACGCTCGCCGCATCGTTTCAACGACCGGAAGCGGGCCTGGAGCATGCGGTCGCGATGCCCGATCTTCCGCCGCCGGAGGCGCTGCGCTCGCTCGACATCCTCGCTGGCGAATATGCGGGTATCTCCGCGCAAGCCGTCGCGTTCCTCGGCCAGCCGTCCGCCTTCGATATCCGGCCATGCGGCGTGCCCGCATTCCTCCAGACCGAACCCGGCATGCCCGTGTCGCATGTCTGGATCCGATTCCGGGGCAGTGCGCCGACCGATCCCGCGATTCGCCGGGGCGTGCTCGCCTATCTGTCCGACTACGCGCTGCTTAGTGCGTCGCTGATCCCACACGGCGTCACCATGTTCGAGCACAGCATGCAGACCGCGAGCCTCGATCACGCGATGTGGTTCCACGAGGACGTGCCGCTCGACGACTGGCTTTTGTATAGCAGCGAGAGCCCATGGTCGGGACATGGTCGCGGCATCGCTCGCGGGGTGTTCCATAGCCGCGACGGGCAGGCGGTCGCGCATGTGACGCAGGAAGGGTTGATCCGCATGCGACCCGACCTCGCGCCGCGCACCACGATCCCGCATATGCCCTGA
- a CDS encoding MmgE/PrpD family protein produces MTLSQVFADFATGLTIDAIPERVKERARHLILDSVGTGLAAVGAPWAEASFAAAGDLGSGTAPVLGYGRTLAMRDAALMNGLITHGLDYDDTHARGIIHATVSAFPTALVAADKAGVSGADLLVAYVAAMEVSTRVAAVGAGGFHGFGFHPTGLIGAFGSTLAAGKLLGLHTQQIAMAQGIVLSMAAGSLEFLADGAWTKRLHPGWAASSALTAATLAKRGFVGPLAAYEGRFGLYALYLQDAAPALLAQATEALGETWEVEAVSVKPLPACHMTHAAIDAAIALRAAYDLTAADIAKVIVLVPEAVIPIVCEPVAPKRTPRTGYDAQFSIPYTVATALLTGKFTLDALDPVALNDPAVLDLATRVDYAIDPDSDYPKHFTGEVIVETHDGRMLRHREAINRGASDRPLSNADIDAKYFENAARTVDATRAAHIRAAVLDMDRHPASALGDILAGATAPQGVSV; encoded by the coding sequence GTGACACTCTCGCAAGTCTTCGCCGATTTCGCGACTGGCCTGACGATCGATGCCATTCCCGAGCGGGTCAAGGAGCGAGCACGCCATCTGATCCTGGATTCGGTCGGCACAGGGCTCGCAGCGGTCGGCGCCCCCTGGGCGGAGGCAAGCTTCGCCGCCGCCGGGGATCTCGGCAGCGGCACGGCACCGGTGCTCGGCTATGGCCGTACGCTCGCGATGCGTGATGCGGCCCTGATGAACGGGCTGATCACGCACGGCCTCGACTATGACGACACGCATGCACGCGGGATCATCCATGCGACCGTGAGCGCCTTTCCGACCGCGCTCGTCGCGGCGGACAAGGCGGGCGTTTCGGGGGCCGACCTGCTTGTCGCCTACGTCGCGGCGATGGAGGTCTCGACCAGGGTCGCGGCCGTCGGCGCGGGCGGGTTCCACGGCTTCGGCTTCCACCCGACCGGATTGATCGGCGCATTCGGATCGACGCTCGCCGCCGGCAAGTTGCTAGGGCTCCACACGCAGCAGATCGCGATGGCGCAGGGGATCGTGCTGTCGATGGCCGCCGGGAGCCTCGAATTCCTGGCTGACGGCGCGTGGACCAAGCGGTTGCATCCCGGCTGGGCGGCAAGCTCGGCATTGACCGCCGCCACGCTCGCCAAGCGCGGCTTCGTCGGACCGCTAGCGGCGTACGAGGGCCGGTTCGGCCTGTATGCGCTCTATCTCCAGGACGCCGCCCCAGCCCTGCTTGCGCAGGCGACCGAAGCGCTCGGCGAGACCTGGGAGGTCGAGGCGGTCTCGGTGAAGCCGCTTCCCGCGTGCCACATGACGCACGCCGCGATCGATGCGGCGATCGCGTTGCGCGCGGCCTACGACCTGACCGCCGCCGATATCGCCAAGGTCATCGTGCTGGTGCCCGAGGCGGTCATCCCGATCGTCTGCGAGCCTGTCGCGCCAAAGCGGACGCCGCGAACCGGTTACGATGCGCAATTCTCGATCCCCTACACGGTCGCGACCGCGCTGCTGACCGGCAAGTTCACGCTCGACGCACTCGATCCGGTGGCGCTGAACGATCCGGCGGTGCTCGATCTCGCGACCCGCGTCGACTACGCGATCGACCCGGACAGCGACTATCCCAAGCATTTCACCGGCGAAGTCATCGTCGAAACACACGACGGCCGGATGCTGCGCCACCGCGAGGCGATCAACCGCGGCGCATCCGACCGGCCGCTGAGCAACGCCGACATCGACGCCAAATATTTCGAAAACGCCGCTCGCACGGTCGACGCGACACGCGCCGCGCACATCCGCGCCGCCGTGCTCGACATGGACCGGCACCCAGCTTCCGCACTCGGCGATATTCTCGCCGGCGCCACCGCCCCTCAAGGAGTATCTGTATGA